The Triticum urartu cultivar G1812 chromosome 6, Tu2.1, whole genome shotgun sequence genome includes the window TTTTCGCCTGGACCAGTGGTTGAGTTGGGACCGATGGCTCCCAATAAGTTGCCTGATCcctccaggcgctttccattgcgctgtacttctgtacgatagttgccaagtcagcgaagtgtagtatgcggcggcgattaatggcattgaggattccttcgtTCATGCAATTGTTGTGGAACGCTGATATCGCATCCtcgtcgcggcaatctttaaccttgtccttgacaaggaggaatctagcccagaagtggtggaccgtttcctgagactTCTGTTGTATGCTCCTGAGagcgtttatgtctgggtgggtgggtcgAATTGGATCTGGACCCTGACCCGGTCGATGATCTGGAGTCTAAAGTTTTTCCAGACTTAGCAGTCCGGGCTCCGAAGTATCTTCTGGTTGCCTTTGCCTGCCATCTGATTCTATGTTCGGAAGGACGGTCACCTCCTTTTGCGGGTGGGTATCCGGCTCTGCAGGGTCGGCGATCAGTACGTAGTCCGTCTTCAGTATAGGGGAAGAGTCGCCGCCTTGCTCCCTgactaccgctatctggtgggtgatcgacggagatttgatttctctttGGTCGGGTTTGAGCCCGATCCGATCGTAATCTGTGGCGATTCCCAAGGCGGCAATACGATCAAGGAGCTCGTTTAAAGATGAAAACTCCgccggatccatctgcttggagtgtttGGGGTCGATACGAAGAGGATTTTCAATGGCCCGGGAGGTCATCGTCAGCTTAatggccgaacgggcggtcatagTAAAGCTGCCcaaccggagggtttggcctggggcCAGTTCTCCTCCGGTAGTGATATTGTCTTTAAGGACGAGGCGAGTCATCGATCCTGTTGtagacggcacagtggaactctcaatgaaagcaccagtgtcggtgtcaaaaccggcgaatctcgggtaggggctcccgaactgtgcatctaaggtcgatggtaacaggagacaggggacacgatgttacccaggttcaggccctctctatggaggtaataccctacttccagcttgattgatcttgatagatatgagtattacaagagttgatctaccatgagatcgtaatggctaaaccctagaagtctagcctgtatgactatggtaatgagtattcagcctatctacggacctagccctccggtttatatagccacgagagggatctagggttacacaaggtcggttacagagaaaggaatctacatagttggccgccaagcttgccttccacgccaaggaaagtcccatccggacacgggtgcagtctttgGTCTTCGTTTCTTCATAGCCGATCAGTCccgcccatggctaacaggccggacgcccgaggaccccatagtccaggactccctcagcgtgtgccacccatgctactactatttcatacacgcgctactactaatgAAATAGTAGTAGCGTGCCCATACTACCAACGCTACTAGTATCCTAAATACTAGTAGCGAGCAGTTTTTTCCCACACTACTACTATCTTATtagaaattaaaaaaaaatcaatCAATTCCATTCTATCACACAATTGCCGTATCTACTATCACAGTTCCTCATTGTAGAGGAAACTCATGTGTAATTCATATCTTTTACATAAGTAAGAGTGTAAACACAGTGTTGTACGTGTCAGCTACCTACGTAAGTGGTTCTTGCCATGGAAATTCAAAACTTTACCACTACTTCTAGACGTCAGAGACTGAGACACATTGTTATGGTCCAATCCAAAAATTGGCTCACTCGTCAATGCGTGGCACCTTCCCGGCCTGATCTCGTGGCCTGCAGCTGTGACAAAACACTTGACCGATGGCAGCTGCCGCCTTGAGTTGTGATGCCGTCACGTCCCTCTCCCTAGCCCTCAGATCAAGAAGGCCCCGGTCAATGTCGGCCTCGTGCCACGCCACCAGCGGATGGAGGAAGCCATCATACATGTGCCCCGCACCCTGAAATCCGAACACCATTAAGATTCAGATTCAGAATTGTCCACATACCGAATCAAGTCTATCTGAAATGTTGATCATCTCTCGGGCTCGGGGTGTCTGATCGACTGCTTACCCGTGTGTTGTGGTGCCAAAGGTAGATGATGAGCAGCAGCTTCGCCTCTCCGTACATCGGCAGACACGACACCGTCCAGTCCACGAACCTCTCGACGACCGTCGGCATCACCACCAGAACCCTGCAGCATTACCAACAGAGGTTCAGAAACTTCAGATTCTTCATAAGATTGACATGGAAAAATAATGCGACGCATGTTGATGAAAAAGACAATCAGTGAAAAAGACAAGGAGCATACTAACCCCTTCAGGTAGTGAAAATATAATGTAGAGCAGTAAAAGTGGAACATGGCTCAGCTTTGCATTGATAGGGATGGATATACAATTGGGGATCCACTAGGTAAataaataattctcataaatcaACAACATTATCTGCATTTAACATACTATAAAAAGTGTCTGACATCCTTGAGGAAAACCCAAACATTGCTACCTTCTTCGGGGCTCGAGCATGAACTGATGCACTCTGCTTCTTGTACATACGGCTGTGCTGCACCGGTGTTTATGCAAGAGGCTCAGTGTTAAAATAACACTAAATTTACTATGATAggggattgatacgtctccaacgtatctacttttccaaacacttttgcccttgttttggactctaacttgcatgatttgaatggaactaacccggactgacgttgttttcagcagaattaccatggtgttatttatgtgcaggagcaaacattctcggaatgacctgaaacttcatggagacacttttcagaaaataagaaaaatacctgccaaagatgaaggccagggggcccacaccaccttgccacgagggtggggcgcgccccctacctcgtgggccccctgttgcctctccgactccaactccacctccatatattgagtttcgggagaaaaaaatcagagagaagaaatcatcgcgttttacgatacggagccgccgccaagccctaaaacctctcgggagggctgatctggagtccgttcggggctccggagaggggaatccgtcgccatcgtcatcatcaaccatcctccatcaccaatttcatgatgctcaccgccgtgcgtgagtaattccattgtaggcttgctggacggtgatgggttggatgggatctatcatgtatcgagttagttttgttagggtttgatccctagtgtccactatgttctgagattgatgttgctatgactttgctatgcttaatgcttgtcactagggcccgagtgccatgatttcagatctgaacctattatgttttcatcaatatatgagttcttgatcctatcttgcaagtctatagtcacctattatgtgttatgatccgttaaccccaaagtgacaataatcgggatacttaccggtgatgaccgtagtttgaggagttcatgtattcactgtgtgttaatgctttgttccggttactctattaaaaggaggccttaatatcccttagtttccgtaggaccccgctgccacgggagggtaggacaaaagatgtcatgcaagttcttttccataagcatatgactatattcggaatacatgcctacattaatcattgatgaactggagctagttctgtgtcaccctaggttatgactgttacatgatgaaccgcatccggcataattctccatcaccgatccattgcctacgagctttcctaTATTGTTCCATNNNNNNNNNNNNNNNNNNNNNNNNNNNNNNNNNNNNNNNNNNNNNNNNNNNNNNNNNNNNNNNNNNNNNNNNNNNNNNNNNNNNNNNNNNNNNNNNNNNNNNNNNNNNNNNNNNNNNNNNNNNNNNNNNNNNNNNNNNNNNNNNNNNNNNNNNNNNNNNNNNNNNNNNNNNNNNNNNNNNNNNNNNNNNNNNNNNNNNNNNNNNNNNNNNNNNNNNNNNNNNNNNNNNNNNNNNNNNNNNNNNNNNNNNNNNNNNNNNNNNNNNNNNNNNNNNNNNNNNNNNNNNNNNNNNNNNNNNNNNNNNNNNNNNNNNNNNNNNNNNNNNNNNNNNNNNNNNNNNNNNNNNNNNNNNNNNNNNNNNNNNNNNNNNNNNNNNNNNNNNNNNNNNNNNNNNNNNNNNNNNNNNNNNNNNNNNNNNNNNNNNNNNNNNNNNNNNNNNNNNNNNNNNNNNNNNNNNNNNNNNNNNNNNNNNNNNNNNNNNNNNNNNNNNNNNNNNNNNNNNNNNNNNNNNNNNNNNNNNNNNNNNNNNNNNNNNNNNNNNNNNNNNNNNNNNNNNNNNNNNNNNNNNNNNNNNNNNNNNNNNNNNNNNNNNNNNNNNNNNNNNNNNNNNNNNNNNNNNNNNNNNNNNNNNNNNNNNNNNNNNNNNNNNNNNNNNNNNNNNNNNNNNNNNNNNNNNNNNNNNNNNNNNNNNNNNNNNNNNNNNNNNNNNNNNNNNNNNNNNNNNNNNNNNNNNNNNNNNNNNNNNNNNNNNNNNNNNNNNNNNNNNNNNNNNNNNNNNNNNNNNNNNNNNNNNNNNNNNNNNNNNNNNNNNNNNNNNNNNNNNNNNNNNNNNNNNNNNNNNNNNNNNNNNNNNNNNNNNNNNNNNNNNNNNNNNNNNNNNNNNNNNNNNNNNNNNNNNNNNNNNNNNNNNNNNNNNNNNNNNNNNNNNNNNNNNNNNNNNNNNNNNNNNNNNNNNNNNNNNNNNNNNNNNNNNNNNNNNNNNNNNNNNNNNNNNNNNNNNNaagttttgttatgttctctatttaatgttcccttgcactaacaatgcagttgaatatgaggctttactccatgGTCTTTCGAATGGCTAAAGAAATGAATCTAAGCGGGTTAAGTGCTTTGATGACTCAgacctggtggctcagcaagtgtctggtacttgggattccaaggacccactcatggcagcatatcggcGAGAAGTAtatattgttgcaggtcatttcaagggttatcaagtcgACCATGTGGACCGGtgaaagaatgaagcggcagacACTTTAAGTCCTATGGGTTCTCAATGTAAATCGGTTCCACCCAATGTCTTtctggatgttttgcataacccgtcggtcaagctacctacggaggaggatttggctgttccttgaaggaaatatgccctagaggcaataataaagttattatttatttccttatatcatgataaatgtttattattcatgctagaattgtattaaccggaaacataatacatgtgtgaatacatagacaaaaacagagagtcactagtatgcctctacttgactagctcattaatcaaagatggttatgtttcctgaccatagacaatgagttgttatttggttaacgggatcacatcattaggagaatgatgtgattgacttgacccattccattagcttagcacttgatcgtttagtttgttgctattgctttcttataacttatatatgttcctatgactatgagattatgcaactcccgtttaccggaggaacactttgtgtgctaccaaatgtcacaacgtaaccgggtgattataaaggtgctctacatgtgtctccgacggtatttgttgggttggcgtatttcgagattaggatttgtcactccgattgtcggagaggtatctctgggccctctaggtaatgaacgtcactcaagccttgcaagcattgcaactaataagttagttgcgggatgatgtattacggaacgagtaaagagacttgccggtaacgagattgaactaggtattgagataccgacgatcgaatctcgggcaagtaacataccgatgacaaagggaacaacgtatattgttatgcggtctgaccgataaagatcttcgtagaatatgtaggagccaatatgagcatctaggttccgctattgttattgaccggagacgtgtctcggtcatgtctacatagttctcgaaccgtagggtcgcacgcttaaagttcggtgacgatcgtaattagggtttttgtgttttgatgtatcgaaggttgttcggtgtcctggatgtgatcacggacatgacgaggaggctcgaaatggtcaagacataaagattgatatattggaagcctatatttggatatcggaaacgttcgggtgaaatcgggattttaccgaagtaccggggggttaccggaccccccgggttattgggcctacatgggccctaagggagaagaggagggccggccagggcaggccgcgccccctcccccctagtccgaataggacaaggaaggggggggcgcccccctttcctctttctcccttctcccttcctttttccaacaaggcaagaggggggagtcctactcccggtgggagtaggactcctccaggcgcaccccttgggccggccgcacctccccctctccctcctttatatacgggggcaaggggcaccccatgacacacaagttgatcttcgtgatcgttccttagccgtgtgcggtgcccccttccaccatattccacctcagtcataatgtagcggtgcttaggcgaagccctgcgtcggtagaacatcatcaccgtcatcatgccgtcgtgctaatgaaactctccctcaacactttgctggatcggagctcgagggacatcaccgagttgaacgtgtgcagaactcggaggtgccgtacgttcgaacttggatcggtcggacgggaagacgcacgactacttcctctacgttgtgtcaacacttccatTGCCGGTTTAagggtacgtagaaaacactctcccctctcgttgctatgcatcaccatgatcttgcgtgtgcgtaggattttttttttgaaattactacgttccccaacagtggcatccgagcttaggttttatgcgttgatgttatgcacgagtagaacacaagtgagttttGGGCGATATAactcatactgcttaccagcatgtcatactttggttcggcggtattgttggatgaagcggcctggaccgacgttacgcgtacgcttacgcgagactagttgtaccgacgtgctttgcacacagtggctggcgggtgtcagttctTCCAACTTTAGTTGAAACCAAGTGTGGCTCGCCCGGGTCCTTGCGAAGGGTAAAAAGcacaacttgacaaactatcgttgtggttttgatgcgtaggtaagaacggttcttgctaagcccgtagcagccacgtaaaacttgcaacaacaaagtagaggacgtctaacttgtttttgcagggcatgttgtgatgtgatatggtcaagacatgatgctaaattttattgtatgagatgatcatgttttgtaaccgagttatcggcaactggcaggagccatatggttgtcgcttattgtatgcaatgcaattgcgctgtaatgctttactttatcactaagcggtagcgatagtcgtggaagcataagattggcgagacgacaacgatgctacgatggtgatcaaaggtgtcgcgccggtgacgatggtgatcatgaaggtgcttcggagatggagatcacaagcacaagatgatgatggccatatcatatcacttatactgattgcatgtgatgtttatcttttatgcatcttatcttgctttgatcgacggtagaattataagatgatccccactgaattatcaaagtataagtgttctcccgagtatgcaccgttgcgaaagttcttcgtgctgagacaccacgtgataatcgggtgtgataggctctacgttcaaatacaacggatgcaaaacatttgcacacgcggaatactcaggtttaacttgacgagcctagcatatacagatatggcctcgggaacaacggagaccgaaaggtccgagcgttgaatcatatagtagatatgatcaacataattgTTCACCATTGATAACTACTCCCATCTCACGGTGATGATCGGAcaatggtttagttgatttggatcacgtgatcacttagaggattagagcgATGTCTTTGTAAGTgcgagttcttaagtaatatgattaattgaacttaaatttatcatgaacttagtagtatcttgcttgtttatgtttgattgtagatagatgacccgtgttgttgttccgttgaattttaatgcgttccttgagaaagcaaagttgaaagatgatggtagcaattacacggactgggtccgtaacttgaggattatcctcattgctgcacagaagaattacgtcctggaagcaccgctaagtgccggcctgctgcagatgctgctgacaacgttaagaacgtttggcagagtaaagttgatgagtactcgatagttcagtgtgccatgctttacggcttagaaccgggacttcaacggcgttttgaacgtcatggagcatatgagatgttccaggagttgaagttaatatttcaagcaaatgcccggattgagagatatgaagtctccaataagttctatagctgcaagatggaggagaataattctgtcagtgagcatatactaaaaatgtctgggtatcataatcacttgactcaactgggagttaatcttcctgttaatagtgtcattgacagagttcttcaatcactgccaccaagctacaaaagcttggtgatgaactataatatgcaagggatgaataagactattcccgagctcttcacgatgcaaaaggctgcggaggtagaaatcaagaaggagcatcaagtgttgatggtcaataaaaccatcagtttcaagaaaaagggcaaagggaagaaaaaggggaacttcaagaagaacacaaacaagttgctgctcaggagaagaaacctaagcctgagactgagtgcttctactgcaaagcagactggtcactagaagcggaactgccccaagtatttggcggataagaaggatggcaaggtgaacaaaggtatatgtgatatacatgttattgatgtgtaccttactagagctcgcagtaggaCCTGGGTAtctgatactggttctattgctaacatttgcaactcgaaacagggactacggattaagcgaatactggcaaaggacgaggtgacgatgcgcgtgggaaatggttccaaagtcgatgtgatcgcggtcggcacgctacctctacatctaccttcgggattagttttagacctaaataattgttatttggtgccagcgttgagcatgaacattatatctggatcttgtttgatgcgagacggttattcatttaaatcagagaataatggttgttctatttatatgagtaatatct containing:
- the LOC125512562 gene encoding putative HVA22-like protein g; the encoded protein is MPTVVERFVDWTVSCLPMYGEAKLLLIIYLWHHNTRGAGHMYDGFLHPLVAWHEADIDRGLLDLRARERDVTASQLKAAAAIGQVFCHSCRPRDQAGKVPRIDE